CCCCACGCCCTCCGCTCAAACCTCCCTCAGCTTCTCATTATCCCTATGCCTGTTCTGATCACGAAGGTTCTTCTTTTCCAGGTTTTTCTGAAGCGCTTCTTCAAGGTTCACACCGGTTTGATTCGCAAGACAAATGAGCACAAAAAGAACATCGGCAAACTCATCGGCAAGGTCAATGTTTTCTTCGCCGGCTTTGAACGATTGCTCTCCGTATTTGCGGGCGATGATGCGGGCTACTTCACCCACTTCTTCCATAAGCAGGGCGGTGTTGGTGAGTTCATCAAAATAGCGCACACCGGAGGTTCTGATCCATTCATCCACCAGTTGCTGGGCAGCATTGAGGGTTAGCATGATTGGTAAGATTTAGATTAAATTTTATTCGCAGCAACGATTATGATGTTGTCTATTTGCCAGACTTTGAACATGTTCAATGCAAACTGCCGGCGTTTGAAACAATTATGACCCTGCTTGCAGCTGCTTTATTCCGCTACTTCAAGCCTGAATCCGGTTCCATGAACATTGGTAATTGAAACAGTGGGGTCATCTTTCAAATGTTTCCGCAAGCGGGCTATAAAAACATCCATGCTGCGGCCAACGAAGTAGTTTTCGTCGCCCCAGATTTCCTTAAGCGCTTTTTCGCGGCTAAGGAGCTGGTTTTTATTGCGGCAAAGCAGGCGCATGAGGCTCGATTCCTTAGGCGTTAGAGCCTGCGTACCACCGGGAGAAACAAGCTGCATATTGGCGGCATCAAACTGGTAAATTCCGATGTTGTAAAGTTCTGAATCCAGAATGATTCCACATCGTTTAAGTATGGCTTCAATCCGGAGCCCCAGTTCTTCGCTGTTGAATGGTTTGGTAACATAATCATCGCAGCCCGCCTTGAAACCTTTGATACGATCTTCATTAAGATTCCTGGCGGTAAGAAAGATTATCGGAACCGAAGAATTCTTCTTCCTTATTTGCTCTGCCAGTGTGAAGCCATCCATGCGTGGCATCATAACATCCAGTATGCACATTTCAAAAACACCTTGCTGGAAAAGGGTCCAACCTTCCTTACCATCCCTGGCGCAAACTGTTTCATAACCCAAAAGATTTAAATAATCGCATAAGAGTAAACTCAGGTTGGCGTCATCTTCAGCGATCAGAATTTTTACGGGTTTGTGGTTGTTCATAGTTGCTTGTTTGTTTTCTGACAGCAGCAAATGTAATTATTTTGAATAATCTATGCTAAATAATCACTATGTTAGTTGTTATTTTATTCCGAATGCACTGGGGATCATACAACATCAGTTTTTTTGCAAATATACATTGCGACTATCGATTGTAATTAAACAATGCAAGTCATAATACTAACCTGACTCTAATCCAAAGAGCTCCGGATGTTATTGTAATGTTCTTTAAGCGCTTATCGAACACCAGACTTGTTTAAACCCCTCTTCAGCACTATTAGTGAGAGGAAGTTTTTGAGAGCGACGACTAAGTGTTATAACGCAACACTATTTTTCGATTGTGAGTTATTCATTATAGCGGGGCCAACAAGAGTAATCTCATGCAGCATTAATCTTCCGATTTTACCTTGACCGGATCAGCTTTCAGCTGAGTAACAGATTTATATAGCGATCCAACAACTTCATTGTATTTCTCAATGATTTTCTTGCGGCGTAATTTGAGTGTGGATGTCAATTCTCCGGTATTGGGAGTCCACTCATCTGCAAGCAGTGCTATTTTTTTCACCTGCTCATTGCTGTTAAGCTTTTTATTAAGGTTTTTAACCTCATCCTCAAAATGCTTGACGATTTCCGGTTTTTTAATAAGTTCGGCCTGATGCTGGAAATGGATTTTTTGTTTTTTCGCCCATTCAACCAAAGCATTGTAATTTGGGATGATCAGCGCACTTGCATATTTCTGGTTCTCACCCACCACCATGATCTGCTGAATATAGAAGCTTTCTTTCATCTTGTTTTCAATCTGCTGTGGAGCGATATACTTACCATTTGAAAGCTTAAACATTTCTTTTTTCCGGTCGGTAATCTTAATAAATTTCCCATCAACCAATTCGCCGATATCGCCTGTATGAAACCAGCCATCGGCATCAATTACTTCACTGGTCTGAACCGGGTCCTTGTAATAGCCTTTCATCAGGTTGGGGCCTTTGGCGAGGATTTCACCATCCACATCAATCTTTATTGTAACACCTTCAAGAATGGGGCCCACAGTGCCAATCATTACCGCACCGGGTTTGGAATAATTAACACTCAGGATAGGCGATGTTTCGGTGAGGCCATAGCCTTCAAAAACGGGTAGTTTCGCAGCCCAGAAGATGCGTGCAAGCCTGGGTTGCAATGCAGCGCCGCCACAACCAATAAAGGTAAGGTTCGGACTCAGCGCGGCCCTCCATTTACTGAACACAAGTTTATCGGCAATTGCCATCTGTGTTTTATAGAGAATATTTTGCTTTCCGTGTGGTGTGAATTTACCTGCCAGTTTCAATGCCCATGCAAAGATTGCGCGTTTTACGGGGCTGAGTGTCTTTGCTTTGGTGATAATTTTTTCATACACGGATTCCAGCAAGCGCGGCACGGTAATGAACCCATCCACCTGTAAATCTTTTATATCGGCGGCTATGGTACTCACGCTTTCGGCATAATACACACTGATGCCAAGGTATTGATACTGGTAGCTGCACATATGTTCGAACACATGCGACAGCGGCAGGAAACTCAGCACTTTATGATTATGGTTCAGATGCTGAATGTTGGCCGAATAAATGGCATTGCTCATCAAATTCTTATGAGTGAGCATCACGCCTTTCGGGTTACCGGTGGTTCCTGATGTGTAAATAATTGTGAGCAGCGCGTCTTCTGAAATGCTTTCTTTTGTTGTTTGAACCAGCGTCTTAAAATTTTCGATGTTAGCTTCGCCTGTGGTGGTGATATGCGACCAATGTGTTGCACCCTCTACCTGGTTAAAAGTATAAATCTTTTCGACCAAAGGCAGTTCAGTTTTTGCATCACTCAGCTTTTTGAAAAGTGATTTGTCTGATACCAGCACAATTTTGGACTCGGAATGGTTCAGGATATAAACCAATTCTTCGGTAGTAAGTGTTGGATGAATAGGAACATGCACGGCTCCGATCTGTGCCATTCCCTGATCCATAAAATTCCATTCGGGACGGTTGTTTGTGATGGTGGCGATTTTATCGCCCTTCTTAATACCAAGTGCCAGTAAACCGTAACTGACCTTATTTGTGATCTGAAAGAACTCCTGAGCTGTATATTCTTTCCATTTCCCTGATTCCTTGCATCCTAATTTGAATTTGCCAATAGTATCCGGGTAAGTTATGAACCTGTCAAGCAGGTCAAAGATTCTCGTTTCAGTCATGGGGGGTGTGATTAAAATGGCTGCAAAGGTAGCATTTATTCCATCGCAGTAATCAATAAACGCATACGAGCTGCTTTTGTTTGACATAGAGGGTGTTAAAGATAATTCCAGGCTGAGGATTATGATGAATCTGAGGATTATTATCTCTTAAAATACATCGAGCGAACTCAAGCATTGTTACATTTGCCTGTTGTTATGCGAGCCAACTAATTTCTGAAACCATGAATTGGATTATCCTGATTATTGCCGGTCTTTTTGAAGTAGCTTTTGCTTTCTGCCTGGGGAAAGTAAAATTTAGTACCGGAACCCTTGCTTCCCTTTGGATGGCCGGATTTTTTATTTCCCTAGCCATCAGCATGTATTTGTTATACAAAGCAACCCAAACCCTGCCCATTGGCACAGCCTATGCAGTTTGGACCGGAATTGGCGCAGTAGGAACCGCTATTGTAGGGATTGTTATTTTTAAAGAGCCTGCTGAGTTCTGGCGCCTGTTTTTTATTTCAACGCTGATTATTTCAATTGTAGGACTGAGGGTCGTAGCGAACTGATCGAAGGCAAATTGCTTTTTTGAAGAGATAAGGGTAAATGAATTAGCCTTGAACCTACTCCTATAGGAAGAATATCATAATTATATTATGTGGCTAAAGCCAAGATTTAGGACTTCCCAATTGCCGTTGGCTTAAGCCAACGGCAATCAAATTCACCAGTTTGCTGGGCTTTAGCCCCATGTAACCATTTAAATAGGAGTGAAATCAACCTTTTTACTTTAAATATTTCATTGCTTCAGCCGGAGTTTTTACCGGGGGGTAACATTCATTTCCTGAACAAACATAAATGAGGGTTTCATCGCGCTTGAACCTGTTTCGAAGAATTGGCAGCTGGCTTTCATTGCGTTCGCCTGCTATAAGCATCTGCGGTGAAAATTCCTGCAATAGTTCTGTTAAGTGATCATTAGCATTATTACCTGTGATCGCAAAGGTGTAAAATGGTTTCTGCATCATGAGCAGCAACCTCGCCCAGTTGCTGAAGGCTGAAGGATGTTTCAGAATAGATTCGGCCATACCAAAAACAGCGCGCTGAGCGATATTCAAGTAGCGGTCATTTTCAAAAATCTGACCCAACAAATACAAGGATTCCATCATCATGGAATTGGAGGCTGGCATAACATTATCATGGATTTCCTGGCGCAACGCAAATGTCTTTTCGTTTCGAGTCCCGCTGAAATAGAAAAGGCCGTTCTCATCATTATAAAATTGAGTTATGGCAGATTCAGCAAGTTCTGCAGCTTTCAGCGCCCATTTTTCTTCAAAGCTGGAACTGTGAAGTGAAATCAGGGCAAGAATTGTTGCAGCGTAATCGTCCAGGAAAGCAGCAATTGATTTGCCTTTATCATCCACATGAAGCAAACCGCCTGACTCATCGCCAAGTCTATCCAGAATAAAAGATGCCAGCTGTTTTGCTGAATCTAAATATTCTGAGTTACCTCTGACCCGGTAAAGGTTCACATAAGCCTGAACCATCAAAGCATTCCAGGATGTGATAATTTTTGGGTCAATTGCAGGGGCAGGCCTTTTATTGCGGTATTCAAGCAAAATTGATCTGGCTGACTGCAACTTCTGATCAAACTTGGCTTTATCCAATTGATTCCCGGCCAAAAAACTATCCAGCTCAACCGTGGCAAGTAGAATATTCTTATTTCCTTCCCATTTTCCTTCCTTTCCTGCTTTCCAGTAATCTATGAGCATCTGGGCATCCACACCCAGGAGTTCATTCAGCTCATCCAAAGAGAAAGTGTAAAAAGATCCTTCGCCTTCAGGGCTGTCGGCATCAACTGAAGATGAAAAACCGGTTTCCGGGCTGCCCATTTCGCGCTCAAGAAATGCAATGGTTTCAATTGCTGTATCGCGAAGTTTTTCTTCTTTACTCAGCAGGTATGCCTCGCAATATAAAACAATGAGTTGCGCATTATCGTAAAGCATCTTTTCGAAATGAGGAACCTTCCAATACCTGTCGGTGCTGTAACGGGCAAATCCTCCGCCAACCTGGTCGTAAATTCCTCCGGCTGCCATTCGTTTCAGGGTAAGAATCACATGCTTTAAAGAGCTGTTATTCCTACTTACAACATTGTAATGCAACAAAAACCTGTAAATTGTAGGCATAGGGAATTTTGGCGCACCTGAGAATCCACCCAATTCCTTATCAAAGGAATCAGCGAGTTTCTTATAGAGAACAGCAGGGTCGAAGTTTACAGGCTTATTTTCCGAACCCGCTGCAATGACCAGATTCATTTGCCCGATCCCGCTGCTAATTTTTTCTGCCTGATCAAGCAGTGTATGTGGCTCGGTGGTGTAAATCGAAATTATCTGATCCAATACCTCAAGCCATTGGGATTTCTTAAAATAGGTCGCTCCCCAGAAAGGACGGCCATCGGGCAATGCAAAGCAATTCAGCGGCCAGCCACCGTGGCCATGCAATAGCTGAACTGCTTCCATATAAAGCTGATCCAGGTCTGGGCGTTCTTCACGGTCAATTTTGATATTAACAAAATTCCGGTTCATGAAATCTGCAACCTCTACGTCGCTGAACGATTCATGTTCCATTACATGGCACCAATGGCAGGATGAATATCCGATGCTGATCAGCAAAGGCTTGTTCTCGGCTTTTGCTTTTGAAAGCGCCTCCTCACCCCAGGGGTGCCAGTCAACAGGATTGCTGGCGTGCTGCCGGAGATAAAGACTCGATTCATGTATGAGTTTGTTGGCTTTCCCGGATGTATTCAAATTGTCTATTTCCATAACTAAGCAACAAAGTTGTGGAAGAGAAGTTTGCTGCCCTTGGGTGTTAAGGAAGGTAATTCAAATTCCGGGCTTCATGAATATTGACCTGAGAAATGAGTTTGTTAGCCACTGCTTTTAAGCATCGTGGTTTTTATAAGGTTCGCACTAAAACTTCACAATCTTAAACACTTTGCTGAATTGCATCATTTTGAACTCCACAAGATAAAACCCTTTTTGAAGTTGGCTGAGATTAACCTGGACTGGTTGGCCATTCTGCGAATCCGATTGCGAGTCAATGTGTCCGCCCAAAACGGAATAAACATTCACCTGGTAAGTTGTTCCGGGATCAAGGCCCTTTAAATGAATCGAAAGGATATCGTCAACAGGATTGTTATAAGAAAAGCTGATTCCAGGCAGGAATGGGATAAACGAAACCGCCGGGCTTTGATCAATGGCCAGGCTGAGTAGAACAGGAAGGTGATCAGAGTTGTGATACAAAGCTTCAATTACATCAAAGGGAGCTGAAGCATTGTATGGCGATCCGAGCAGTGAATTGTTAAAATGCAGGCCGTCCTGCCCCAGCGTCCGGTAAGAGCCTTCAACGAAACTTACTTTTTTATTGCCTTGCATAATGTCAGCAGAGGCAAGGATAAAGTCAAAACGGTCGTCCATTCCACCACCCGAATGACAACCACCTGATGTATGCGTGGATTGCGTATGATACAATGCGTAATCGGGATTATTATTCCATTCTCCAAGCTGGTCAACCGGATCATAAAAACGGAATTGATGGTTCGGACCATACAAAAGCGCTTGCATTGATTCTTCCTCAACCGACTGAACGTTGAAGTCGCCCATCATAAGGAAATTATGAGGCTGACTATTGTTTTGCAACCATGCCATAACATTGTTGATCTGATTTCGGCGGGTTTGCTGATCGCCGCCTGAACTTCCGGCTTTCAGATGGGCAGCAATGCAATGAATAAATGCAGTATCTCCTTCTGATAAATCCGGCGATTTGTAATAAAGTTTATAAAGATCAATATCGCGGGTAATTGTTTGCATTACAGTTTGTGAGTGAAGCGCCAGTTTGTTAGTGTTGTAATACATCATGTTCACGATGTTCTGATCCGCCAGGTTGTAACTCACAGCCCTGGCATATACGCGATCAGTAACTTTGTGCAATACAGAGTCAATAATCCGCTGATGAAAGTATGAGCTACGGCTCATTTCATTCACAACAAAAATATCGGGCAGGTCATGAGGTAATATGGTTCTTAAATTTGCATCTTTATTGTCAGGGTTGTTATTGTTAGCAGTGCAATTTGAGAAGTATTCGCCATAATAGAGCAGGTTGTAAACCATTACTCGTATGGTATCCTGCGCATTGAGTGTGATCGCAAAAAAAAGGAAACAAAGAAATACAAGGGTTTTTTTAAGCATTACAGGGTGGTTGAGGATTAAAAGAGTTTGTTGTGTAGTTCGCTTACCTTGGCCACAGGAACGATTTCCATTTTCAGCCGGGAAGTATCAATCCCTTTAAGACTGTAACGCGAAATAAACATTCTTTCAAATCCAAGTTTTTCAGCTTCAGCGATACGCTGGTCAATACGGTTCACGGTTCTGATCTCACCCGAAAGGCCGACCTCGCCCGCGAAGCAGGT
The Bacteroidales bacterium genome window above contains:
- a CDS encoding nucleotide pyrophosphohydrolase produces the protein MLTLNAAQQLVDEWIRTSGVRYFDELTNTALLMEEVGEVARIIARKYGEQSFKAGEENIDLADEFADVLFVLICLANQTGVNLEEALQKNLEKKNLRDQNRHRDNEKLREV
- a CDS encoding response regulator transcription factor translates to MNNHKPVKILIAEDDANLSLLLCDYLNLLGYETVCARDGKEGWTLFQQGVFEMCILDVMMPRMDGFTLAEQIRKKNSSVPIIFLTARNLNEDRIKGFKAGCDDYVTKPFNSEELGLRIEAILKRCGIILDSELYNIGIYQFDAANMQLVSPGGTQALTPKESSLMRLLCRNKNQLLSREKALKEIWGDENYFVGRSMDVFIARLRKHLKDDPTVSITNVHGTGFRLEVAE
- a CDS encoding long-chain fatty acid--CoA ligase is translated as MTETRIFDLLDRFITYPDTIGKFKLGCKESGKWKEYTAQEFFQITNKVSYGLLALGIKKGDKIATITNNRPEWNFMDQGMAQIGAVHVPIHPTLTTEELVYILNHSESKIVLVSDKSLFKKLSDAKTELPLVEKIYTFNQVEGATHWSHITTTGEANIENFKTLVQTTKESISEDALLTIIYTSGTTGNPKGVMLTHKNLMSNAIYSANIQHLNHNHKVLSFLPLSHVFEHMCSYQYQYLGISVYYAESVSTIAADIKDLQVDGFITVPRLLESVYEKIITKAKTLSPVKRAIFAWALKLAGKFTPHGKQNILYKTQMAIADKLVFSKWRAALSPNLTFIGCGGAALQPRLARIFWAAKLPVFEGYGLTETSPILSVNYSKPGAVMIGTVGPILEGVTIKIDVDGEILAKGPNLMKGYYKDPVQTSEVIDADGWFHTGDIGELVDGKFIKITDRKKEMFKLSNGKYIAPQQIENKMKESFYIQQIMVVGENQKYASALIIPNYNALVEWAKKQKIHFQHQAELIKKPEIVKHFEDEVKNLNKKLNSNEQVKKIALLADEWTPNTGELTSTLKLRRKKIIEKYNEVVGSLYKSVTQLKADPVKVKSED
- a CDS encoding multidrug efflux SMR transporter, translating into MNWIILIIAGLFEVAFAFCLGKVKFSTGTLASLWMAGFFISLAISMYLLYKATQTLPIGTAYAVWTGIGAVGTAIVGIVIFKEPAEFWRLFFISTLIISIVGLRVVAN
- a CDS encoding thioredoxin domain-containing protein, coding for MEIDNLNTSGKANKLIHESSLYLRQHASNPVDWHPWGEEALSKAKAENKPLLISIGYSSCHWCHVMEHESFSDVEVADFMNRNFVNIKIDREERPDLDQLYMEAVQLLHGHGGWPLNCFALPDGRPFWGATYFKKSQWLEVLDQIISIYTTEPHTLLDQAEKISSGIGQMNLVIAAGSENKPVNFDPAVLYKKLADSFDKELGGFSGAPKFPMPTIYRFLLHYNVVSRNNSSLKHVILTLKRMAAGGIYDQVGGGFARYSTDRYWKVPHFEKMLYDNAQLIVLYCEAYLLSKEEKLRDTAIETIAFLEREMGSPETGFSSSVDADSPEGEGSFYTFSLDELNELLGVDAQMLIDYWKAGKEGKWEGNKNILLATVELDSFLAGNQLDKAKFDQKLQSARSILLEYRNKRPAPAIDPKIITSWNALMVQAYVNLYRVRGNSEYLDSAKQLASFILDRLGDESGGLLHVDDKGKSIAAFLDDYAATILALISLHSSSFEEKWALKAAELAESAITQFYNDENGLFYFSGTRNEKTFALRQEIHDNVMPASNSMMMESLYLLGQIFENDRYLNIAQRAVFGMAESILKHPSAFSNWARLLLMMQKPFYTFAITGNNANDHLTELLQEFSPQMLIAGERNESQLPILRNRFKRDETLIYVCSGNECYPPVKTPAEAMKYLK
- a CDS encoding T9SS type A sorting domain-containing protein; this translates as MLKKTLVFLCFLFFAITLNAQDTIRVMVYNLLYYGEYFSNCTANNNNPDNKDANLRTILPHDLPDIFVVNEMSRSSYFHQRIIDSVLHKVTDRVYARAVSYNLADQNIVNMMYYNTNKLALHSQTVMQTITRDIDLYKLYYKSPDLSEGDTAFIHCIAAHLKAGSSGGDQQTRRNQINNVMAWLQNNSQPHNFLMMGDFNVQSVEEESMQALLYGPNHQFRFYDPVDQLGEWNNNPDYALYHTQSTHTSGGCHSGGGMDDRFDFILASADIMQGNKKVSFVEGSYRTLGQDGLHFNNSLLGSPYNASAPFDVIEALYHNSDHLPVLLSLAIDQSPAVSFIPFLPGISFSYNNPVDDILSIHLKGLDPGTTYQVNVYSVLGGHIDSQSDSQNGQPVQVNLSQLQKGFYLVEFKMMQFSKVFKIVKF